From the genome of Geminocystis herdmanii PCC 6308, one region includes:
- the rpsE gene encoding 30S ribosomal protein S5, with protein MAKEREQEQQRKGGKQRKQRKEKKDNPWQERVVQIRRVSKVVKGGKKLSFRAIVVVGNEKGQVGVGVGKAGDVINAVRKAVSDGKKHLITINLNKADSITHVSNGAAGGAKVFMRPAAPGTGVIAGGAVRTVLELAGIKNILAKQQGSNNPLNNARAAVNALQQIRSFSQVAKEREIPIEQIYS; from the coding sequence ATGGCAAAAGAACGAGAACAAGAACAACAACGCAAAGGCGGTAAGCAAAGAAAACAGCGTAAGGAGAAAAAAGATAATCCTTGGCAAGAAAGAGTTGTCCAAATCCGCCGTGTTAGCAAAGTTGTTAAAGGTGGTAAAAAACTTAGTTTCCGTGCCATCGTAGTGGTTGGTAACGAAAAAGGACAAGTTGGGGTAGGAGTTGGTAAAGCAGGAGATGTTATTAACGCAGTGCGTAAAGCCGTATCTGACGGGAAAAAACACCTCATCACCATCAACCTTAACAAAGCTGACTCTATTACCCACGTTAGCAACGGTGCCGCAGGTGGTGCAAAAGTATTCATGCGTCCTGCCGCTCCCGGTACTGGGGTAATTGCAGGGGGTGCTGTGCGTACCGTCTTAGAATTAGCAGGAATCAAAAATATTTTAGCTAAACAACAAGGCTCGAATAATCCTTTAAACAATGCCAGAGCAGCCGTTAATGCTTTACAGCAAATTCGTAGTTTCTCTCAAGTGGCGAAGGAAAGAGAAATTCCTATAGAACAAATTTATTCATAA
- the rplR gene encoding 50S ribosomal protein L18 → MTINRKDLVQRRHLRIRKKVSGTPERPRLAVFRSNLHIYAQIIDDVSQHTLVSASTVDKELKEKLATTSNSEASAEVGKLVAQRALAKGIEQVVFDRGGNLYHGRVKALADAARESGLNF, encoded by the coding sequence ATGACCATTAATCGTAAAGATCTGGTACAACGTCGTCATTTGCGTATCCGTAAAAAAGTATCAGGAACTCCTGAGCGTCCTCGGTTAGCAGTTTTTCGCTCTAATCTTCATATTTACGCTCAAATTATTGATGACGTATCCCAACACACCCTTGTATCTGCTTCCACAGTAGATAAAGAACTCAAAGAAAAATTAGCTACCACTTCTAATAGTGAGGCTTCTGCTGAGGTAGGTAAATTAGTCGCTCAAAGAGCATTAGCAAAAGGCATTGAACAAGTTGTGTTCGATCGTGGTGGCAATCTCTATCACGGACGAGTAAAGGCTTTAGCCGATGCTGCTCGTGAATCTGGTCTTAACTTCTAA